The Candidatus Sulfotelmatobacter sp. region GCAACGGGGTAGACACTGGCGGGTGAAGGAGCCGAAGCGGACCCAGCGCCAGCCCGAGGGGCTCAAGTGGAAGCGACACCACGGCCTGGGGCAGAAGGGTGGCTTGAACGAATCGCCGGAGAGGTCCATGGCCGGGATCGCTCTGCACGATCCCGGCCATCAACACTCTCCGCCACACAACCTCAGGGATGGAGGCCGAGCAACTCGACGTCGAACACCAGCCACGCGTTGGGAGGGATCACCCCACCGGCTCCGCGCTCGCCGTAGCCCATGTCGGGAGGAATGACCAGTTTCCGCTTGCCGCCGACCCGCATGCCCTTCACGCCCTCGTCCCAGCCCCGGATCACCTCGCCGCCGCCCAGCCGGAACGAGAACGGCTGTCCTCGATCGACCGAGCTGTCGAACTTGGTTCCATCGGTGAGCCAGCCCGTGTAGTGGACCGACGCGACCATGCCGCTCTCCGCCACTGTTCCATCCCCAACCTTGAGATCGGTGTACTTGAGGCCGCTCGCCATCGTCACTTCCTTGGCAGCGCCGGGGCTCTCACCCGGTACTGCGGCCGCCGAGGCTCCAGCCGGCCCGCTCGCCGGCGAGCCACCGTTGGACGTGGCGCCGGCACTCAGGCTCGAGGCGCCCGACGCGGTGGTTCCCGCACCCGAGGCGGACGAGGCCGCCGGGCTGCCCGCCGATGACGTGGCGGGAGCAGCCGCACCCCCGGTGGAGGACTGCTTGCAACTGCCAAGAACCGTGATCATCAACGCGGCGCCGAGAACGGCGACGGATGCGCGCATCTCTCAATTCTCCTGCCGAGGGTGAAAGCGAGGAACCGTAGAGACGGCGAAGCTCCCATAACGGCCGGCCAGGCGGCAAGCGCCTGAGGATGCCCCTCAAGCCCCGGCGCGGGGCGGCCGAAAACCACGCGTGTACGGTAGCCGGTCAGGAGCGACCGGAGTTCGCCGCGAGATCATTCGCGGGCGCCGTCCGGAGGGAGCCGTCATGGCGGAAACCAACAAGGTGGTCGTGCACTCGATGGGCGGCAAGCTGCTCAAAGGCACGACCCAGGATTTCTTCCCCAATCGCCCGCTGTTTCACGTCCAGCCGCACGACGGCAAGCCGCCGGTCGAGGTGAAGACCCAGCAGCTCAAGGCGATCTTCTTCGTCAAGGACTACGTGGGCCAGGCGAAGCGGCGCGACGTGCGCGGCTTCATCGAAGGTCCCGGCGAGACCGCGCAGGGGAAGAAGCTGGCGGTGCGCTTCAAGGACGGCGAGCTGTTGTGCGGCTACTCGCTCTCCTACTCCCCCGAGCGCGACGGCTTCTTCATGTTCCCCGCCGACACCGGCAGCAATAACGTTCGCGTGTACGTGGTCACCGCCGCGTGCGCCGACGTGAAGTCGGGCCCGGCCGCCGAGGCCATGGCCAAGAAGTCGCTGGGCGACGAAGCGGCCTGAGGGCCACGATCGCTCGTCGCTCCTCCCCCGCGCTTGCGCGCGTGGCGGCACTCGGATAACGTGCGCGACTTCGCGCCCCTTCACGGGGCAAACCAAGACCTCGTCGGGAGATTCATGACCTCATTCAAGCACCGCCTGCGCCGCCGGCGCGCCCGCGCCAGCGCGCGCAAGAAGAAGGAAAAGGCGCGCGCCGCGAAGCGATCCCGCCGCCGTTAGCCCCGGCCGGAGGGCGCTCACAGACCGCTCGGGCGATGCCGCTTCGATCCGACCCTAGAGCAGATCGAGGTGTTTGAGGTCGAGCGGCCCGAACAGACCGCCACCCTGCGCTCCGAACAGTTCGCTTCCGCGCCGCAGGGACTCGGCGGCGA contains the following coding sequences:
- a CDS encoding FKBP-type peptidyl-prolyl cis-trans isomerase, whose protein sequence is MRASVAVLGAALMITVLGSCKQSSTGGAAAPATSSAGSPAASSASGAGTTASGASSLSAGATSNGGSPASGPAGASAAAVPGESPGAAKEVTMASGLKYTDLKVGDGTVAESGMVASVHYTGWLTDGTKFDSSVDRGQPFSFRLGGGEVIRGWDEGVKGMRVGGKRKLVIPPDMGYGERGAGGVIPPNAWLVFDVELLGLHP